The following proteins are encoded in a genomic region of Bacillus sp. FJAT-22090:
- a CDS encoding transposase yields the protein MGRMRRIWQPEIYYHVTMRGNNRQNIFLNDGDFALFFRALDYTYAKYPFTIIAYCLMNNHYHLLIRSPVEPLSNVMAILNKRYSEFYKRKYNYFGQLYETRYYASMVSDPISLLNVSSYIHQNPLNTTRELVGKMEDYNYSSYKYYYHQIKSAHPFLDTDLLPSLIASYPEIQPPDYCTYCENFRIHLEEKNPLFIN from the coding sequence ATGGGCAGAATGAGAAGAATTTGGCAGCCAGAGATTTATTATCATGTGACGATGAGAGGGAACAACCGTCAAAATATATTTTTGAATGATGGGGATTTTGCTCTTTTTTTCCGTGCACTTGATTACACTTATGCTAAATATCCTTTTACAATTATTGCGTATTGCTTAATGAACAATCACTATCATTTATTGATTCGGTCTCCAGTCGAGCCGTTGTCCAATGTCATGGCTATATTGAATAAAAGGTACTCGGAATTTTATAAAAGAAAATACAATTATTTTGGGCAACTCTATGAAACGCGTTACTATGCAAGTATGGTATCGGACCCAATTAGTCTATTAAATGTAAGTAGCTATATTCACCAAAATCCACTAAATACAACAAGAGAGCTAGTAGGAAAAATGGAAGACTACAATTATAGTTCATATAAATACTATTATCATCAAATAAAATCGGCACACCCTTTTTTAGATACTGACTTACTTCCTTCATTAATAGCATCTTATCCTGAAATACAACCTCCAGATTACTGTACTTATTGTGAGAATTTTAGAATTCATTTAGAAGAAAAAAATCCCCTCTTCATCAACTAA
- a CDS encoding gamma-glutamyl-gamma-aminobutyrate hydrolase family protein, with protein sequence MKPLIGICANYLSNDTAGLEAGIGAKHQEWQLLADDYIVAIERAGGIPVILPITEDIETLTPLLEKLDGVLFSGGSDIDPNFYGEYPLFGLGMIEPKRDIHEVRLAQKVLFETTLPVLGICRGMQLLTVATGGTLYQDLSSQKPEGINHSVPKAVRHHAFHPVKIEKESMLFDIYQVEEIGVNSFHHQAVKELGKGFKTTMTAPDGIVEGIEWEDSRFVVAVQWHPEMMEGQVASIRPIFTAFVQACNANNPLLSVVEETEIIA encoded by the coding sequence ATGAAACCACTTATAGGTATTTGTGCTAACTATTTATCAAATGATACAGCAGGGTTGGAAGCAGGTATTGGTGCTAAACATCAAGAATGGCAATTACTTGCGGATGACTATATCGTTGCAATTGAACGCGCTGGTGGAATACCCGTTATATTGCCTATAACAGAGGATATTGAAACGTTAACTCCACTTTTAGAAAAATTGGATGGTGTATTATTCTCAGGTGGATCAGATATAGATCCAAACTTTTATGGGGAATATCCACTCTTCGGATTAGGAATGATTGAGCCGAAACGTGATATTCATGAAGTGAGGCTTGCTCAAAAGGTTTTATTTGAAACGACATTGCCTGTTCTAGGAATCTGCCGAGGGATGCAATTATTAACAGTTGCAACAGGAGGAACTCTGTATCAGGATTTGTCATCTCAAAAACCAGAAGGAATTAATCACTCTGTACCTAAAGCCGTGAGACATCATGCCTTTCATCCGGTGAAAATTGAAAAAGAATCTATGCTTTTCGATATTTACCAAGTTGAAGAAATTGGTGTTAATAGCTTTCACCATCAGGCAGTGAAAGAATTAGGTAAAGGATTTAAAACAACGATGACTGCTCCTGATGGAATTGTCGAGGGGATAGAATGGGAAGATTCTCGCTTTGTAGTTGCTGTACAATGGCATCCTGAAATGATGGAGGGCCAAGTAGCCTCGATTCGTCCGATTTTCACAGCTTTCGTGCAAGCATGTAATGCTAACAATCCTCTACTGTCTGTAGTAGAAGAAACTGAAATTATTGCGTAA
- a CDS encoding glycerate kinase, translating to MKVIVSPDSFKGSLTATQAAFEIAEGIKEIDSTIETVLLPVADGGEGTLEPLIIATNGKTVHVEVHDPIGRLVQVEYGVLGDGETCVIEMARASGLTLLKEHEKNPLIASTFGTGELILHALDNGFRKFVVGLGGSATNDGGTGMLQALGMRFLNKDGSEIKPGADGLRDLVEIDATNFDKRIQNSHFILACDVDNPLVGPNGATAIFGPQKGVTPNLVEKLDENLLNLANRIEDLTGISLHKQQGAGAAGGLGGAFIAFFPVELKPGIEVVMEAIDFYQQIDGADFIITGEGKSDLQTLSGKAPIGIANAAKTKGIPVILLSGFIEQASVSALSSYFYKLSSVADGTISQEESICNAAHYLRLRTKEMMQSILEK from the coding sequence GTGAAAGTAATTGTGAGTCCTGATTCTTTCAAAGGTTCCTTAACAGCAACGCAGGCTGCTTTTGAAATAGCGGAAGGAATAAAAGAAATTGATTCAACTATTGAAACTGTATTACTACCTGTTGCAGACGGTGGAGAAGGCACATTAGAGCCGCTAATTATCGCAACAAATGGAAAAACCGTTCATGTGGAAGTACACGATCCAATAGGTCGTCTTGTTCAAGTAGAATACGGTGTTCTGGGAGATGGAGAAACTTGTGTGATTGAAATGGCTAGAGCTTCCGGCTTAACGCTTTTAAAGGAACATGAAAAAAATCCTCTCATTGCTTCCACATTCGGCACTGGTGAATTAATATTACATGCACTAGATAATGGATTTCGAAAATTTGTTGTTGGTCTAGGTGGAAGTGCAACAAACGACGGTGGAACTGGCATGCTTCAAGCGCTAGGAATGAGATTTCTGAATAAAGATGGATCAGAAATCAAGCCAGGAGCTGACGGACTAAGAGATTTAGTTGAAATAGATGCTACTAATTTTGATAAGCGTATTCAGAATTCGCATTTTATACTTGCTTGCGACGTGGATAATCCGCTAGTTGGTCCTAATGGAGCGACTGCTATTTTCGGTCCTCAAAAAGGTGTTACACCTAATTTAGTGGAAAAGCTTGATGAGAATTTATTAAATCTAGCAAATAGAATTGAAGATTTAACGGGAATTTCTCTACATAAGCAGCAGGGAGCTGGTGCAGCTGGAGGATTGGGAGGTGCTTTTATAGCATTTTTCCCAGTTGAATTAAAACCAGGTATTGAAGTAGTCATGGAAGCAATAGATTTTTATCAACAAATTGATGGAGCAGATTTTATCATTACTGGGGAGGGGAAATCTGATCTTCAAACGCTTTCAGGCAAGGCACCAATTGGAATCGCGAATGCCGCTAAGACAAAGGGTATTCCAGTAATCTTGCTTTCCGGTTTTATTGAACAAGCAAGCGTTTCAGCATTAAGTTCTTATTTTTATAAACTCTCAAGTGTAGCAGATGGCACTATTTCACAAGAAGAATCCATTTGTAATGCTGCTCACTATTTACGATTGAGAACAAAAGAAATGATGCAATCCATTTTAGAAAAATAA
- a CDS encoding sensor histidine kinase: MKLKTKIHLFSTFLTLVILTLMNIGIYFIFEKMAYDTEYKQLNSDADELITALSKMEKEDDAATILRAFIPVKGAISVKNNDGEMKLFVQTLDDVNNYVPEFEAGERYSIGTFKGTLVLTISKPVIWVDGKVNEVQTLKLLDDVDNNLEFLRLILLGVTLTGMLLMTISSITLGKIITNPIEKLINTMSQSRLSGKYEKIIVPPNGKDEMTQMGIAFNEMMEQLEQNYNKQEQFVSDASHELKTPLTVIESYAKLLSRHGFNNTEIANESVQAIINETSRMKEMISQMLLLAKSNEQSVRNFETVDVFELVETTLHSMRTAYNRKFLLKGEGPIYANTDLEQLRQLLFIILDNARKYSEKEIKTIITENEEGTIISIMDYGNGIPKKDLERIYDRFYRVDEDRNRKTGGTGLGMAIAKDIATRISAELTIESVVGFGTTIHIFIPKSQILIEF; the protein is encoded by the coding sequence ATGAAGCTTAAAACAAAAATTCACCTATTTTCCACGTTTTTAACATTAGTAATTTTAACTTTAATGAATATAGGAATCTATTTTATATTTGAAAAAATGGCATATGATACTGAATATAAGCAACTAAATTCGGACGCAGACGAATTGATTACTGCACTAAGTAAGATGGAAAAAGAAGATGATGCTGCCACCATATTGCGTGCTTTTATTCCTGTAAAAGGTGCTATAAGTGTGAAAAATAATGATGGTGAAATGAAATTATTTGTACAAACGCTGGATGATGTAAATAACTATGTGCCGGAGTTTGAAGCGGGGGAACGATACTCGATAGGAACTTTTAAAGGGACACTTGTTCTTACTATAAGTAAACCAGTAATTTGGGTTGATGGAAAAGTAAATGAAGTACAGACATTGAAACTGTTAGATGACGTTGATAATAACTTAGAATTTTTAAGACTAATATTACTTGGCGTTACGTTAACAGGTATGCTTCTAATGACCATTTCCAGTATTACTCTTGGGAAAATTATAACAAATCCAATCGAAAAGTTAATAAATACAATGTCTCAAAGTCGACTTTCTGGAAAGTACGAAAAAATTATTGTTCCACCAAATGGTAAGGATGAAATGACGCAAATGGGCATTGCATTTAACGAAATGATGGAGCAGTTGGAACAAAATTATAACAAACAGGAACAATTTGTTTCAGATGCTTCTCATGAATTGAAAACGCCATTGACAGTTATTGAGAGCTATGCGAAATTGCTCTCTCGACATGGCTTTAATAACACAGAAATTGCCAACGAATCCGTTCAAGCAATTATTAATGAGACGAGTAGAATGAAAGAAATGATTTCTCAAATGCTTTTACTTGCAAAGAGCAATGAGCAATCCGTACGCAACTTTGAAACGGTTGATGTGTTTGAATTGGTTGAAACTACATTGCATTCTATGCGTACTGCATATAATCGGAAGTTTTTGTTAAAAGGGGAAGGTCCCATCTATGCAAACACCGATCTAGAACAATTAAGACAGCTGCTTTTCATTATTTTAGATAACGCTCGAAAATATAGTGAAAAAGAAATTAAAACGATTATTACCGAAAATGAAGAAGGAACCATTATTTCTATTATGGACTACGGAAATGGAATTCCTAAAAAAGATTTAGAACGTATATATGACCGTTTTTACCGAGTAGATGAAGATAGAAATAGAAAAACAGGTGGAACTGGTCTGGGAATGGCAATTGCAAAAGATATTGCTACAAGAATTTCTGCGGAGCTAACAATTGAGAGCGTAGTAGGATTTGGAACAACAATTCATATTTTTATTCCGAAAAGCCAAATTCTCATCGAATTCTAA
- a CDS encoding S-layer homology domain-containing protein: MKKFTFNLLALLLLLTMLTPSASAKAPDFNGGVLDEYEYEEVFFLGNSPVTFSGKATVTEKENKNQLTSTYKFTLSNIYGDKLTRSVVYVSDLKSYETKGQTTSNTKVKSYSEKVTMNDSNKTTFTLDDYQFSQGSVIDNRPATDYYSGNVIARKIYIRTAKVGKITEKKEVTVYMSGRDVGYKNFWGSTDTQFIDYEIVTPEGTSFVTSKVSDSKSRVLEYEPHTPSLSSFVGGHSVISSSNMVSEYTFNMPYRYSGPTTGTIYLNKEKTPKVERLIVPKFRDIAKHWSKPNIEKLYSLGIFDESSNFFSPDAAMKKDQFTVSVAKAVDLRVLEEKPTKKNTVKKALFEDLDPKDPNYVYIESALNNGIVSTVNAKKFGAKNSITRAEAVTIIVRSLGLEGRAPSPGYKTNFIDDHKIPKEAKDSIYVASELGLIDPDRKNRINANEVLTRGKASQLLVRYLNFLESDLKQNYRDDMLYFD; this comes from the coding sequence ATGAAAAAATTTACTTTCAATCTACTAGCCTTATTGTTATTACTAACTATGTTAACCCCTTCTGCAAGCGCAAAAGCACCTGACTTTAACGGTGGCGTGCTTGATGAATATGAATATGAAGAGGTATTTTTCTTAGGAAATTCTCCTGTTACTTTTTCCGGAAAAGCGACAGTTACCGAAAAAGAAAATAAAAACCAATTAACTTCTACATATAAATTTACATTATCAAATATTTATGGAGACAAATTAACACGTAGCGTTGTATATGTTTCCGATTTAAAAAGCTATGAAACAAAAGGGCAAACTACTTCGAATACGAAAGTAAAAAGTTATTCAGAAAAAGTTACGATGAACGATTCGAACAAAACAACATTTACCTTGGATGATTATCAATTTTCCCAAGGGTCTGTCATTGATAATCGACCAGCAACAGATTATTATTCAGGAAATGTAATTGCTCGTAAGATTTATATAAGAACTGCTAAAGTCGGTAAAATAACGGAGAAAAAAGAAGTAACTGTATATATGAGCGGTCGTGATGTTGGGTATAAAAATTTCTGGGGGTCTACTGATACTCAATTTATTGACTATGAAATCGTTACTCCTGAGGGAACCTCATTTGTTACTAGCAAAGTTTCTGATAGTAAATCAAGAGTACTAGAGTACGAACCACATACCCCTTCTCTTTCAAGCTTTGTGGGTGGACATTCCGTAATTAGCTCTTCTAATATGGTCTCAGAATACACGTTTAATATGCCTTATCGCTATTCTGGTCCAACTACAGGGACAATCTATTTAAATAAAGAAAAAACACCAAAAGTAGAGCGTTTAATTGTTCCGAAATTTCGCGACATCGCAAAACATTGGTCAAAACCAAACATTGAAAAACTTTATTCATTGGGTATCTTCGACGAATCAAGTAACTTCTTTTCTCCAGATGCAGCAATGAAAAAAGACCAATTTACAGTGAGCGTTGCAAAAGCTGTAGATTTGCGTGTATTAGAAGAAAAGCCAACAAAGAAAAACACAGTTAAAAAAGCTTTATTTGAAGACCTTGACCCAAAAGATCCTAACTATGTATATATCGAAAGCGCATTAAACAATGGAATTGTAAGCACTGTAAACGCTAAGAAATTCGGTGCGAAGAACTCCATCACTCGAGCTGAAGCCGTTACTATCATAGTTCGCTCACTTGGCCTAGAGGGTCGTGCACCTAGCCCAGGATATAAAACAAACTTTATCGATGATCATAAGATACCGAAAGAAGCAAAAGACAGCATCTATGTAGCAAGTGAATTAGGTCTAATCGACCCTGATAGAAAAAATCGCATTAACGCAAATGAAGTATTAACTAGAGGTAAAGCATCCCAACTTTTAGTACGTTATTTAAACTTCTTAGAATCTGACTTAAAACAAAATTATCGCGATGACATGCTATATTTCGACTAA
- a CDS encoding branched-chain amino acid aminotransferase: MSNLKIQITLNENTKEKLPADQLLFGRTFTDHMFIADYTEGVGWHDHRIIPYQPLTLDPSATILHYGQTVFEGMKAYLSKDGIIRLFRPEENMKRMNHSCERLSMPKINEEDAIEALKQLIEIDKEWIPNEPGTSLYIRPFMIATEPHLGVSAALTYSFIIIMSPVGSYYKEGIHPVKILVESEYVRAVAGGTGTAKTAGNYASSLKAQEVADREGYSQVLWLDGIERKYIEEVGSMNVFFKINGEVVTPALNGSILDGITRKSIIQLLKHWGVPVTERRVSMEEIREAYLNGKLDEAFGTGTAAVISPIGELRWKGELFYVNNGETGELSKKLYDSLTAIQKGSMEDPFGWVVELNA, translated from the coding sequence ATGAGTAATCTAAAAATTCAAATTACACTAAATGAGAACACGAAAGAAAAGTTGCCAGCGGATCAGCTTCTTTTCGGTAGAACCTTTACTGATCATATGTTTATCGCAGATTATACGGAAGGAGTAGGCTGGCATGATCATCGAATTATCCCTTATCAGCCATTAACTTTAGATCCATCTGCAACTATTTTGCATTATGGTCAAACTGTTTTTGAAGGCATGAAAGCTTATTTATCAAAAGATGGTATTATTCGTTTATTCCGTCCGGAAGAGAATATGAAACGAATGAATCACTCATGTGAAAGACTAAGCATGCCTAAAATTAATGAAGAAGATGCAATTGAAGCGTTAAAGCAATTAATTGAGATAGATAAAGAATGGATTCCAAATGAGCCAGGGACTTCCTTATACATTCGACCTTTTATGATTGCAACAGAGCCTCATTTAGGTGTATCAGCTGCACTAACATATAGCTTCATCATTATCATGTCACCTGTAGGTTCTTATTATAAAGAGGGGATTCACCCTGTTAAGATTTTAGTAGAAAGTGAATATGTTCGAGCTGTTGCAGGAGGAACTGGAACTGCGAAAACTGCAGGAAACTATGCATCTAGTTTAAAAGCACAAGAAGTCGCAGATCGCGAGGGATATTCTCAAGTTCTTTGGTTAGATGGAATTGAACGAAAATATATAGAAGAAGTAGGAAGCATGAATGTGTTCTTCAAAATTAATGGAGAAGTCGTAACACCTGCTTTAAACGGTAGTATTTTAGATGGAATCACGCGAAAATCGATTATCCAGTTGTTAAAACATTGGGGTGTTCCAGTAACTGAACGTCGAGTTTCAATGGAAGAAATTCGAGAAGCATACCTTAATGGTAAATTAGATGAAGCGTTTGGAACAGGAACTGCGGCGGTAATTTCTCCAATTGGTGAACTTCGTTGGAAAGGCGAGCTGTTTTATGTAAATAACGGCGAAACTGGGGAACTATCTAAAAAACTTTATGATTCATTAACTGCTATTCAAAAAGGAAGTATGGAAGATCCATTTGGTTGGGTAGTAGAATTAAACGCATAA
- a CDS encoding response regulator transcription factor, whose translation MKEQILIIEDEENIARVLQLELEFEGYAVEIAYTGTDGLIKYREKAWNLILLDLMLPGLKGLDVLRRIRATESDTPVILLTAKSDIEDKVTGLDLGANDYVTKPFEIEELLARVRSAIRFSKTAPVLPLKDENIHIFESLILNEHTREITRNGQSINLTPREYDLLLYMMKHPNQVLTREQLLDAVWGFDYYGDTNVVDVYIRYVRKKIEENQKSSLIQTIRGVGYVLKESKHEA comes from the coding sequence ATGAAGGAGCAGATATTGATAATTGAAGATGAAGAGAATATTGCACGTGTTTTGCAATTAGAGCTAGAATTCGAAGGCTACGCGGTAGAAATAGCTTACACCGGTACTGATGGGTTAATAAAATATCGAGAGAAAGCGTGGAATCTGATTCTGCTTGATTTGATGCTGCCAGGATTGAAGGGACTCGATGTTCTTAGAAGAATACGAGCGACAGAATCGGATACACCTGTGATTCTCCTCACTGCTAAAAGTGATATAGAGGATAAGGTGACGGGTCTTGATCTGGGTGCGAATGATTACGTGACGAAGCCTTTCGAGATAGAGGAACTGCTAGCTCGCGTTCGTTCTGCTATTCGCTTTTCTAAAACTGCACCTGTTCTCCCTTTGAAGGACGAAAACATACATATATTTGAGTCACTGATATTAAATGAACATACGAGAGAGATTACTAGAAATGGGCAATCTATTAATTTAACACCTCGAGAATATGATCTATTGCTCTATATGATGAAACACCCTAACCAAGTGTTAACGAGGGAACAGCTATTAGATGCGGTATGGGGCTTTGATTACTATGGAGATACAAATGTAGTTGATGTATACATAAGATATGTTCGAAAAAAAATCGAAGAGAATCAGAAGTCCTCTCTAATTCAAACTATTCGTGGGGTTGGTTATGTTTTGAAGGAGTCTAAGCATGAAGCTTAA
- a CDS encoding GntP family permease translates to MLFLVILLGVVLVVVATAVFKLHPFLALLMSAFFVGIASGMPLLTVVENVNTGFGGLMTSIGIVIVAGTIIGVILEKSGAAYRMAEVVLRILGEKRPQLAMSIIGYIVSIPVFCDSGFIILSSLKKSLAKRAKVKVASMAIALSTGLFATHTLVPPTPGPIAAAGNIGASDYLGTIILVGLLVAIPAVIVGYFWAIRVGSKIEVEADHEEALDYEEVIKSFGKMPSTFKSFLPIVLPIILIGIGSVAALTGSDSGFTHFLQFLGAPTVALLFGVLAAFLLLPEISETTLSGWIGESLKEAAPILLITGAGGSFGTVIKNSGVADQLQQMDLGALANGALFLLVPFFIAAALKTAQGSSTAALVITSSLIAPMLPTLGIEGALPLALVVMAIGAGAMTVSHVNDSYFWVVTQFSGMKVTDAYKAQTMATLLQGITTIIVTMILWLIFV, encoded by the coding sequence ATGTTATTTTTAGTGATTTTACTTGGTGTTGTATTGGTTGTAGTAGCAACTGCGGTTTTCAAGCTTCATCCATTTTTAGCTTTATTGATGAGTGCGTTTTTCGTAGGAATCGCTTCTGGAATGCCGCTACTGACTGTAGTCGAAAATGTAAATACCGGATTCGGCGGATTGATGACGAGCATTGGTATTGTAATTGTTGCAGGGACAATCATAGGGGTTATTTTAGAGAAGTCAGGTGCAGCTTATCGTATGGCAGAAGTGGTGCTTCGTATTTTAGGAGAGAAGCGTCCACAGCTAGCAATGTCAATTATCGGTTATATCGTTTCTATTCCGGTATTTTGTGATTCTGGTTTTATTATTCTCTCTAGCTTAAAAAAGTCTTTGGCAAAACGTGCAAAAGTAAAGGTTGCATCGATGGCGATCGCACTTTCAACAGGTTTATTTGCGACTCATACACTGGTTCCACCAACTCCTGGACCGATAGCAGCTGCAGGAAACATTGGAGCTTCTGATTATTTAGGAACTATCATTTTAGTTGGTTTATTAGTAGCTATACCAGCAGTAATTGTAGGTTATTTTTGGGCAATAAGAGTAGGATCTAAAATTGAAGTAGAAGCGGATCATGAAGAAGCACTGGATTATGAAGAGGTAATTAAATCCTTTGGCAAGATGCCTTCTACATTTAAATCGTTTCTACCTATCGTGTTACCAATTATATTAATAGGGATCGGTTCAGTAGCTGCACTAACCGGCAGTGACTCAGGATTCACACATTTTCTTCAGTTTTTAGGAGCTCCAACAGTTGCATTATTATTCGGAGTGTTGGCGGCATTTTTATTACTTCCTGAAATCAGTGAAACAACTTTATCTGGATGGATTGGCGAGAGTCTAAAAGAAGCGGCACCTATTTTATTAATCACTGGTGCAGGTGGATCGTTCGGAACAGTAATTAAAAATTCTGGTGTTGCTGATCAATTACAACAAATGGATTTAGGGGCTCTGGCAAATGGTGCATTATTCTTATTAGTTCCATTCTTTATTGCAGCAGCACTAAAAACAGCTCAAGGCTCATCCACCGCTGCGCTTGTTATAACATCATCCTTAATAGCGCCAATGCTTCCTACATTAGGAATTGAAGGAGCTCTTCCACTAGCCCTAGTAGTAATGGCCATTGGAGCTGGTGCAATGACGGTAAGCCATGTAAACGACAGTTACTTCTGGGTAGTAACACAATTTAGTGGAATGAAAGTAACGGATGCATACAAAGCACAAACAATGGCTACCTTACTGCAAGGAATCACTACAATAATAGTAACTATGATTCTTTGGTTAATATTTGTCTGA